A region of Syntrophorhabdus sp. DNA encodes the following proteins:
- a CDS encoding error-prone DNA polymerase: protein MYTELHAHSNFSFLDGASSTRSLVERAVSLGMDALAITDHDGLYSACIFSKTAREAGIRPIIGAELTLEEDHHLTFLVENARGYANLSQLITRAQLAGSKGKPVLSEAELPGRTEGLICLSGCAKGKISRLLLKGERRAAYDAAKRYAALFGKNNFYVEIEGHLLPEDRHLCLQLVDLADVLGLETVVTNNVHYATRAEHILHDVLTCIRHRVPLDRSAPFRRLNSEFYLKGEKEVMELPWLPREAIVRTGEVAGRCLFDLDFSSFSYPRFPLPEGETATAFLRRLATEKARARYGSLTEELLRRIEDEILLIEEKGLSGYFLVVRDIVEHARKVGISAQGRGSAASSVVAYVLGITPVDPMKHKLFVGRFLNELSIPDIDIDIATNRREEVIQYVYDTYGRDHAAMVCTYVTFKGRGAIREVGKVLGLPEHVLDRMAKTISAYGGRGAIDSLKEVPEFASYLDSGAWEHFGGLCTQIADFPRHLSIHVGGMVLTPRPIYEIVPQEHARAEGRIVCQWDKDSVDDAGLIKFDLLGLRMLSLIDDAKELVRKHRGLVLDFDSIPPDDPEVFKMIGDADTIGVFQVESRAQMQTLPKVRPRSFEDLTMEVAIVRPGPLQGNMVHPFIRRRQGKEPVVHLHPKLAPILDETLGVILFQEQILQVAMAIAGFTAGEANMLRKAMGRKNAREELAKWHERFVEGAQKEGITRELAAKVFDHISGFADFGFCKSHAASFAILCYRSAYLKRHYPAEFYCALLNNQPMGFYTPEVITGDAKRHNVPVLPVDINRSMWNCSIEGGSLRIGFRYVKGIGEDKGDRILTARRDRLFTSLKDFAGRVRLDDRSVQNLVAVGAFSTIRRSRRQLLWEAGTLRATGFPELTPLAGDKRQESLPIPEMNAAEETITDYAFQGFSASHHIMKLYRKALGRLGAVTSGGLGRRPSGTAVLTAGYMVCLQMPPTAKGGFSFMTLEDEEGLINIVIRPEVYRMHRTIIRLEPFLLVEGIVEKKDGLINVRAKGFASLRQKNGQKDLTLPRR, encoded by the coding sequence ATGTACACCGAGCTCCATGCCCACTCGAACTTTTCCTTTCTCGACGGAGCTTCCTCGACCCGGAGTCTTGTCGAAAGGGCTGTATCCCTCGGCATGGACGCCCTCGCCATAACGGACCACGACGGACTTTACAGCGCCTGCATCTTCTCGAAGACGGCAAGAGAGGCGGGGATACGGCCCATCATCGGAGCGGAGCTCACCCTGGAAGAGGACCATCATCTGACGTTTCTCGTTGAGAACGCCAGGGGCTACGCCAACCTCTCGCAGCTCATCACCCGGGCGCAGCTCGCCGGGTCCAAGGGAAAGCCCGTACTGTCCGAAGCGGAGCTGCCCGGCCGCACGGAAGGTCTTATCTGTCTGTCGGGGTGCGCAAAAGGAAAGATCTCCCGCCTTCTCTTGAAAGGCGAAAGACGCGCGGCCTATGACGCGGCGAAGAGATATGCGGCACTTTTCGGCAAGAACAACTTTTACGTCGAGATCGAAGGCCACCTGCTTCCGGAAGACAGGCACCTGTGCCTGCAGCTTGTCGATCTTGCAGACGTCCTCGGCCTCGAAACCGTGGTCACAAACAATGTCCATTACGCGACAAGGGCCGAACATATCCTTCATGATGTGCTGACCTGCATCAGACACCGGGTACCCCTCGACAGGTCGGCGCCCTTCCGGAGACTGAACTCGGAGTTCTATCTCAAGGGCGAAAAAGAGGTGATGGAGCTCCCCTGGCTTCCCCGCGAAGCAATAGTGAGGACCGGGGAAGTGGCCGGCCGCTGTCTCTTCGACCTCGATTTCTCTTCCTTTTCCTATCCCCGCTTTCCCCTGCCGGAGGGAGAAACGGCAACGGCGTTCCTGAGGAGGCTCGCCACGGAAAAGGCCCGCGCACGGTACGGTTCCCTTACCGAAGAACTCCTCAGGAGGATCGAAGACGAGATACTGCTTATCGAGGAAAAAGGTCTTTCGGGATATTTCCTCGTCGTCCGGGATATTGTCGAACACGCAAGGAAGGTGGGGATCTCGGCGCAGGGAAGGGGCTCGGCGGCAAGCTCCGTTGTGGCCTACGTCCTCGGGATCACCCCCGTCGATCCCATGAAACACAAGCTCTTCGTGGGGCGTTTTCTCAACGAGCTCAGCATCCCCGACATCGATATCGATATCGCGACCAACAGAAGGGAGGAGGTCATACAGTATGTCTACGACACATACGGGCGCGACCATGCCGCCATGGTCTGCACCTACGTGACCTTTAAGGGGCGGGGTGCGATACGCGAGGTGGGAAAGGTCCTGGGGCTCCCGGAACACGTCCTCGACAGGATGGCAAAGACCATTTCCGCCTATGGAGGACGCGGCGCCATCGACTCCCTGAAAGAGGTCCCCGAATTCGCGTCCTATCTCGATTCCGGCGCCTGGGAGCATTTTGGAGGCCTCTGCACGCAGATAGCCGACTTTCCACGGCACCTGTCCATCCATGTAGGCGGCATGGTCCTCACCCCCAGGCCCATATATGAGATCGTCCCCCAGGAACACGCCCGCGCGGAAGGGAGGATCGTCTGCCAGTGGGACAAGGACTCCGTTGACGATGCGGGACTTATCAAGTTCGACCTGCTCGGCCTGAGGATGCTTTCCCTCATCGACGACGCAAAGGAACTTGTCCGTAAGCACAGGGGGCTCGTCCTCGACTTTGACAGCATCCCCCCCGACGACCCTGAGGTCTTCAAGATGATCGGAGATGCCGATACGATCGGCGTCTTCCAGGTGGAAAGCCGGGCCCAGATGCAGACCCTTCCCAAGGTGAGGCCCCGGTCATTCGAGGACCTCACCATGGAGGTCGCCATCGTGAGACCCGGGCCCCTGCAGGGCAACATGGTACATCCCTTCATCCGGCGCCGGCAGGGGAAGGAACCTGTCGTCCATCTTCATCCGAAGCTGGCCCCCATCCTTGACGAAACGCTCGGGGTGATCCTCTTCCAGGAGCAGATACTCCAGGTCGCGATGGCCATAGCCGGGTTCACCGCGGGTGAGGCCAACATGCTGCGCAAGGCGATGGGCCGGAAGAACGCCCGCGAGGAGCTCGCGAAGTGGCATGAACGTTTCGTTGAAGGGGCACAGAAGGAGGGAATAACACGCGAGCTTGCGGCGAAGGTCTTCGATCACATAAGCGGTTTCGCCGATTTCGGCTTCTGCAAGAGCCACGCCGCCAGCTTTGCCATCCTCTGCTACCGCTCCGCATATCTGAAACGCCATTATCCGGCGGAGTTCTACTGCGCCCTCCTCAACAACCAACCCATGGGATTCTACACCCCAGAGGTGATAACGGGGGACGCGAAACGGCACAACGTCCCCGTCCTCCCTGTGGACATCAACAGGAGCATGTGGAACTGTTCCATTGAGGGAGGATCTTTGAGGATCGGCTTCAGGTACGTGAAGGGCATCGGCGAAGACAAGGGCGATCGCATCCTCACGGCACGCCGTGATAGGCTCTTCACATCGCTCAAGGACTTTGCCGGCAGGGTCCGGCTCGATGATCGCTCAGTGCAGAACCTCGTCGCCGTGGGGGCCTTCAGCACCATCAGGCGGTCGAGAAGGCAGCTCCTGTGGGAGGCCGGAACGCTGCGCGCAACGGGATTCCCGGAGCTCACACCGCTCGCGGGAGATAAGCGGCAGGAAAGCCTTCCCATACCCGAGATGAACGCGGCGGAAGAGACGATAACCGATTACGCCTTCCAGGGGTTTTCCGCTTCGCACCATATAATGAAACTCTATCGCAAGGCCCTGGGCAGGCTGGGGGCGGTCACAAGCGGCGGTCTTGGCCGCCGCCCGTCGGGCACTGCCGTTCTCACCGCCGGGTACATGGTGTGTCTCCAGATGCCCCCCACCGCAAAGGGAGGGTTCTCGTTCATGACCCTCGAAGACGAGGAGGGGCTCATCAACATCGTGATACGGCCGGAGGTCTACAGGATGCACCGGACCATCATACGTCTCGAACCCTTCCTGCTCGTGGAAGGAATTGTCGAGAAGAAGGACGGGCTTATCAATGTCCGGGCGAAAGGATTTGCGAGCTTGAGGCAAAAGAACGGGCAGAAAGACCTTACTCTCCCGCGACGGTGA